A genomic region of Theropithecus gelada isolate Dixy unplaced genomic scaffold, Tgel_1.0 HiC_scaffold_3717, whole genome shotgun sequence contains the following coding sequences:
- the LOC112617729 gene encoding keratin-associated protein 1-3-like encodes CQPSCCETSCCQPSCCQTSSCGTSYGIGGGIGYGQEGSSGSVSTRIRWCRPDCRVEGTYLPPCCVVSCTPPSCCQLHHAEASCCRPSYCGQSCCRPVCCCYSCEPSC; translated from the coding sequence TGCCAGCCAAGCTGCTGTGAGACCAGCTGCTGCCAGCCAAGCTGCTGCCAGACCAGCTCCTGCGGAACCAGCTATGGCATTGGTGGTGGCATCGGCTATGGCCAAGAGGGCAGCAGTGGATCCGTGAGCACCCGTATCAGGTGGTGCCGCCCAGACTGCCGTGTGGAGGGCACCTACCTGCCCCCCTGCTGCGTGGTGAGCTGCACACCCCCATCCTGCTGCCAGCTGCACCACGCCGAGGCCTCCTGCTGCCGCCCGTCCTACTGTGGACAGTCCTGCTGCCGCCCAGTCTGCTGCTGCTACTCCTGTGAGCCCAGCTGCTAA